In one window of Henckelia pumila isolate YLH828 chromosome 1, ASM3356847v2, whole genome shotgun sequence DNA:
- the LOC140893127 gene encoding scarecrow-like protein 3: MFQEDGSSSVTSSPLQMFPMVSLSPGFMSPYPWLKDLKPEERGLYLIHLLVTCANHVSTGSLENANIALDQISHLASPDGDTMQRIASYFSEALADRILRTWPGVYKAFRSTRISIVSEEILVKKMFFEFLPFVKVAFVISNQAIVEAMEGEKMVHVIDLNVTEPAQWCALIRDLSARPEGPPHLRITGIHQQKEVLEQMAHILTEEAEKLDIPFQFNPIVSKLENLDVEKLRVKTGEALAISSMMQLHSLLASDNELKKKSPSTPMNSIGIHLQRVAQMNQGTLGELLEKDMVNGYSPSTDSASSSPLSSTGSSNIDTFLNVIWGLSPKIMVVTEQDSDHNGKSLMERLSESLYFYAALFDCLESALPRASLERLKMEKMLGEEIKNVIACEGMERKERHEKLEKWYQRFEMAGFASVPLSYYAMLQAKRLLQTYSCDGYKIKEENGSVVICWQDRPLLAVSAWRFKR; the protein is encoded by the coding sequence ATGTTTCAAGAAGATGGATCATCGTCTGTGACTTCATCACCGCTTCAAATGTTTCCTATGGTGTCCTTATCACCTGGTTTTATGTCACCATATCCATGGCTTAAGGATCTGAAACCTGAAGAAAGAGGGCTTTATTTAATCCATTTGTTGGTCACTTGTGCAAATCATGTGTCAACAGGCAGTCTTGAAAATGCAAACATAGCCCTCGATCAAATCTCTCATCTTGCATCGCCTGATGGTGATACTATGCAGCGGATTGCGTCGTATTTCTCGGAGGCTCTTGCGGATAGGATCCTCAGAACCTGGCCTGGTGTTTATAAGGCCTTTCGTTCTACCAGAATCTCCATTGTTTCTGAAGAAATCCTTGTGAAAAAAATGTTTTTCGAGTTCTTGCCATTTGTTAAAGTGGCTTTTGTGATCAGTAATCAAGCGATTGTGGAAGCAATGGAGGGGGAAAAGATGGTTCATGTTATCGATTTGAATGTGACCGAACCGGCACAATGGTGTGCACTTATTCGAGATTTGAGTGCACGACCCGAAGGTCCGCCTCATTTGAGGATTACTGGGATTCATCAGCAAAAGGAGGTGCTTGAACAGATGGCCCATATATTAACCGAAGAGGCGGAAAAGTTGGATATACCGTTTCAATTCAACCCTATTGTCAGTAAACTAGAAAACCTCGATGTCGAAAAGTTGCGCGTCAAAACAGGGGAGGCTCTAGCTATTAGTTCAATGATGCAGTTGCATTCTCTTTTGGCCTCCGATAACGAGCTTAAGAAAAAGTCTCCCTCCACGCCTATGAATTCGATTGGTATTCACTTGCAAAGAGTAGCACAAATGAATCAAGGTACCTTGGGTGAATTGCTGGAGAAAGATATGGTTAATGGATATAGTCCAAGTACCGACTCAGCCTCGTCCTCGCCTTTATCTTCGACCGGTTCGTCAAATATAGACACTTTTCTTAATGTCATATGGGGTCTTTCTCCCAAAATTATGGTGGTGACAGAACAAGACTCGGATCACAATGGGAAATCCCTCATGGAAAGGTTGTCCGAATCTTTGTACTTCTATGCTGCACTGTTCGATTGCTTGGAGTCAGCTTTACCTAGAGCATCTTTGGAGAGATTAAAGATGGAGAAGATGTTAGGCGAGGAGATTAAGAATGTCATAGCGTGCGAAGGAATGGAGAGGAAAGAAAGACACGAAAAGCTTGAGAAATGGTATCAAAGATTTGAGATGGCTGGTTTCGCGAGTGTTCCATTGAGCTATTACGCGATGCTGCAAGCGAAAAGATTGTTGCAAACATATAGTTGTGATGGCTATAAGATCAAAGAAGAGAATGGCAGCGTCGTGATTTGCTGGCAGGATCGACCCCTTCTCGCGGTATCCGCTTGGAGGTTTAAGAGGTGA
- the LOC140881885 gene encoding pseudouridine-5'-phosphate glycosidase, translating into MASSALSRISNIEKHFNPSNLTSKGEKLIKISSEVSEALSGGKAVVALESTIISHGMPYPQNLETAREVEAIVRQNEAIPATIAILDGIPCVGLSSEELERLAILGRKARKTARRDIAHVVATRGNGATTVSATMFFASMVGIQVFVTGGIGGVHRHGQSTMDISSDLTELGRTPVAVVSAGVKSILDIPRTLEYLETQGVCVAGYNTDEFPAFFSETSGCRAPCRVDSPEDCARLIDSNTNLELGSGILIAVPIPREHSASGNKIESAIQKALKEAREQHVTGSAETPFLLAKVNELTGGASLASNIALVKNNAQVGAQIAVSLAHLRRNNTKGA; encoded by the exons ATGGCGTCTTCCGCTCTCTCCAGAATATCCAACATCGAGAAACACTTCAACCCCTCAAATCTCACCTCAAAG ggtgaaaaattaattaagatttcCAGTGAAGTTTCAGAAGCTTTATCTGGTGGGAAAGCTGTGGTTGCTCTCGAGTCCACCATAATATCTCATG GAATGCCATATCCTCAGAATCTTGAGACTGCAAGAGAGGTGGAGGCAATTGTGAGACAAAACGAAGCTATACCAGCAACAATTGCTATTTTGGATGGCATACCCTGCGTAG GTTTAAGCTCGGAAGAACTTGAAAGGTTGGCCATTCTGGGAAGAAAAGCTCGAAAGACAGCTCGTAGAGACATCGCCCATGTT GTAGCTACTAGAGGGAATGGCGCGACAACGGTTTCTGCTACAATGTTTTTTGCTTCCATG GTGGGCATTCAAGTATTTGTTACTGGTGGCATTGGTGGAGTTCACAGACATGGACAGAGTA cTATGGATATCTCTTCAGATCTCACAGAGCTGGGAAGGACCCCTGTTGCTGTAGTTTCTGCCGGTGTAAAATCAATATTAGATATTCCAAGAACTTTGGAATATTTG GAAACTCAAGGAGTTTGTGTGGCTGGATATAATACCGATGAATTCCCTGCTTTTTTCTCTGAAACAAGTGGTTGCAgg GCACCTTGTCGTGTTGACTCACCTGAGGATTGTGCTCGACTAATAG ATTCGAACACAAATCTTGAGCTCGGATCTGGAATCCTGATAGCGGTACCTATTCCTAGAGAACATTCTGCTTCAGGAAATAAAATTGAATCGGCCATACAGAAAGCTCTGAAGGAAGCTCG GGAGCAGCATGTAACTGGCAGCGCTGAAACTCCTTTCTTACTTGCTAAAGTAAACGAACTGACCGGAGGAGCCTCCCTTGCTTCAA ATATAGCTCTTGTAAAAAATAATGCACAAGTTGGTGCGCAGATTGCTGTCTCCCTCGCTCATCTCAGACGAAATAATACTAAAG GTGCCTAA